The Streptomyces sp. NBC_01689 genome includes a window with the following:
- a CDS encoding 2'-5' RNA ligase family protein has translation MGTVTIGVSIAVPEPHGSLLQERRAGFGDPAACGIPTHVTLLPPTEVDASALPAVEAHLLEVAAAGRPFPMRLCGTGTFRPLSPVVYVRVVEGTEACTWLQKQVRDASGPVARELNFPYHPHVTVAHAIDDAAMDRAYEELAGYEAQWPCTGFALYEQGPDSVWRKLREYAFGGAIVPPQASAPADQDTTTLPAR, from the coding sequence GTGGGGACCGTAACGATCGGAGTGTCGATCGCGGTCCCGGAGCCTCACGGCAGCCTGCTCCAGGAGCGGCGCGCGGGCTTCGGTGACCCCGCGGCTTGTGGCATTCCCACACACGTCACCCTGCTGCCTCCGACGGAGGTGGACGCCTCGGCGCTGCCGGCGGTCGAGGCGCACCTCCTGGAGGTCGCCGCCGCCGGGCGCCCCTTCCCGATGCGGCTGTGCGGCACGGGCACCTTCCGCCCGCTGTCGCCCGTCGTCTACGTCCGGGTCGTGGAGGGCACCGAGGCGTGCACCTGGCTGCAGAAGCAGGTCAGGGATGCCTCCGGTCCCGTGGCACGCGAACTGAACTTCCCGTACCACCCGCACGTCACCGTGGCGCACGCCATCGACGACGCGGCGATGGACCGGGCCTACGAGGAGCTCGCCGGGTACGAGGCCCAGTGGCCGTGCACCGGCTTCGCCCTCTACGAGCAGGGCCCCGACAGCGTCTGGCGCAAGCTGCGCGAGTACGCGTTCGGGGGCGCGATCGTGCCGCCGCAGGCGAGCGCGCCCGCGGACCAGGACACCACGACGCTGCCGGCCCGCTAG
- a CDS encoding decaprenylphospho-beta-D-erythro-pentofuranosid-2-ulose 2-reductase, with protein sequence MKDAFGAPQSLLILGGTSEIALATARRLIARRTRTVWLAGRPSPALEREAEQLRGLGADVRTVAFDALDCESHETVLGKVFAEGDLDMVLLAFGILGDQARDEREPLAAARIAQTNYTGAVSAGLVCARSLQTQGHGSLVVLSSVAGERARRSNFIYGSSKAGLDAFTQGLGDALYGTGVHVMVVRPGFVRTKMTAGLDDVPLSTTPEAVATAIEVGLRRRSETVWVPGALRPVMSVLRHVPRAVFRRLPI encoded by the coding sequence ATGAAGGACGCCTTCGGCGCCCCCCAGTCCCTGCTGATCCTCGGCGGCACCTCCGAGATCGCGCTCGCCACGGCCCGCCGTCTGATCGCGCGCCGCACCCGCACGGTGTGGCTCGCCGGACGCCCCTCGCCGGCTCTGGAACGCGAGGCCGAGCAGCTGCGCGGACTCGGCGCGGACGTCCGTACCGTCGCCTTCGACGCCCTCGACTGCGAGTCCCACGAGACGGTGCTCGGCAAGGTCTTCGCCGAGGGCGACCTCGACATGGTGCTGCTCGCCTTCGGCATCCTCGGCGACCAGGCGCGCGACGAGCGGGAGCCGCTGGCCGCGGCGCGGATCGCGCAGACCAACTACACGGGCGCGGTCTCCGCGGGGCTGGTGTGCGCGCGGTCCCTCCAGACGCAGGGGCACGGTTCGCTGGTGGTGCTCTCCTCGGTGGCGGGCGAACGCGCCCGGCGCTCCAACTTCATCTACGGGTCCAGCAAGGCGGGCCTGGACGCCTTCACCCAGGGCCTGGGCGACGCGCTCTACGGGACCGGGGTCCACGTCATGGTCGTACGCCCCGGCTTCGTCCGTACGAAGATGACGGCCGGCCTCGACGACGTCCCCCTGTCCACCACTCCGGAGGCCGTCGCGACCGCCATCGAGGTGGGGCTGCGGAGGCGCTCGGAGACGGTGTGGGTACCGGGGGCGCTGCGGCCGGTGATGTCGGTGCTGCGGCACGTGCCGCGGGCGGTGTTCCGGCGGCTGCCGATCTGA
- a CDS encoding decaprenyl-phosphate phosphoribosyltransferase, producing MAERTVLLEHHGTPSPPARTGGLAIGLLKTARPRQWVKNLLVAAAPAAAGRLFTPHALTRLALVFVLFTACAAAVYLINDARDAVADRAHPVKRHRPVAAGQVPVRVAYTAGGVLAVLGPALAAWLSSPVTAALLTAYLGMQLAYCVSLKHVLVVDLVVVTTGFLMRAMIGGLALGIPLSRWFLITTGFGALFMVAAKRYSEAVQPAGRAGATRGLLTEYTTGYLRFVWQLAAGVAVLGYCLWALEGGGAPGAGLLPWRQLSMIAFILAVLRYAVFADRGTAGEPEDVVLRDRPLALIALVWLAMYGLAVVNR from the coding sequence ATGGCTGAGCGCACGGTGCTCCTGGAGCACCACGGCACCCCGTCCCCGCCCGCGCGCACCGGCGGTCTCGCGATCGGTCTGCTGAAGACCGCCCGCCCCCGTCAGTGGGTGAAGAACCTCCTCGTGGCGGCGGCCCCGGCGGCCGCGGGCCGGCTCTTCACCCCGCACGCGCTGACCCGGCTCGCCCTCGTCTTCGTCCTGTTCACCGCGTGCGCCGCCGCCGTCTACCTGATCAACGACGCCCGGGACGCCGTCGCCGACCGCGCCCACCCCGTCAAGCGCCACCGCCCCGTCGCCGCCGGCCAGGTCCCCGTCCGGGTCGCCTACACCGCCGGGGGCGTCCTCGCCGTGCTCGGCCCCGCCCTGGCCGCCTGGCTGTCCTCGCCGGTCACCGCGGCGCTGCTGACCGCCTACCTCGGCATGCAACTGGCCTACTGCGTCAGCCTCAAGCACGTCCTGGTCGTCGACCTCGTCGTCGTGACCACCGGGTTCCTGATGCGCGCGATGATCGGCGGCCTCGCCCTCGGCATCCCGCTCTCCCGCTGGTTCCTGATCACCACGGGCTTCGGCGCGCTCTTCATGGTGGCGGCGAAACGGTACTCCGAGGCCGTCCAGCCGGCCGGGAGGGCCGGGGCCACCCGCGGACTGCTCACCGAGTACACCACCGGCTACCTGCGCTTCGTCTGGCAGCTGGCAGCCGGGGTCGCCGTCCTCGGCTACTGCCTGTGGGCCCTGGAGGGCGGCGGCGCGCCCGGCGCCGGTCTGCTGCCCTGGCGCCAGCTGTCGATGATCGCCTTCATCCTCGCCGTCCTGCGGTACGCGGTCTTCGCCGACCGGGGGACCGCGGGCGAGCCCGAGGATGTCGTCCTGCGCGACCGGCCGCTCGCCCTGATCGCCCTGGTGTGGCTGGCGATGTACGGCCTCGCGGTCGTGAACCGGTGA
- a CDS encoding RNA polymerase sigma factor → MRTREGGRIVVDEAAVIARVRAGEAEAYAQLVRAHTGIAIRAARALGAGADAEDVVQQAFLKAYCALGRFRDGSAFKPWLLSIVANETRNTVRTAVRQRTLAGREAALAEADPRIPESVDPAAAALGAERRAALLAALDQLSEEHRLVVTYRYLLEMDEPETAQALGWPRGTVKSRLNRALRKLGRLLPGFGPGDPREGGDARG, encoded by the coding sequence GTGAGGACGCGGGAGGGGGGCCGCATCGTCGTCGACGAGGCCGCGGTGATCGCTCGCGTACGCGCCGGGGAGGCGGAGGCGTACGCGCAGCTGGTCCGCGCCCACACGGGCATCGCGATCAGGGCGGCCCGGGCGCTCGGGGCAGGCGCGGACGCGGAGGACGTGGTCCAGCAGGCCTTCCTCAAGGCGTACTGCGCGCTGGGGCGGTTCCGGGACGGCTCGGCCTTCAAGCCGTGGCTGCTCTCGATCGTCGCCAATGAGACGCGGAACACGGTGCGCACGGCGGTGCGCCAGCGCACGCTGGCCGGCCGGGAGGCGGCGCTCGCCGAAGCGGACCCGCGGATACCGGAATCGGTGGACCCGGCGGCGGCCGCGCTCGGGGCGGAGCGGCGGGCGGCACTGCTGGCGGCCCTCGATCAGCTGAGCGAGGAGCACCGGCTCGTCGTGACCTACCGCTATCTCCTGGAGATGGACGAACCCGAGACGGCCCAGGCCCTGGGCTGGCCGCGGGGAACCGTGAAGTCCCGTCTGAACCGCGCCCTGCGCAAGCTCGGCCGGCTGCTGCCCGGCTTCGGGCCGGGCGATCCCCGGGAAGGGGGTGACGCACGTGGCTGA
- a CDS encoding FAD-binding oxidoreductase — MPADTASNSGSQTGSAPPPAPRRVSVAVTTETVSVSGWGRTAPSAAQLVRPRSHAEAAAAVRMCGPRGGIARGLGRAYGDAAQNAGGAVLDMTGLDRVHTVDAVCGTVLCDAGVSLHRLMEVLLPLGWFVPVTPGTRWVTVGGAIGADIHGKNHHGAGSFSRHVLSFDLLTADGTIRTVDRGSPLFDATTGGMGLTGVILSATVRLLPVETSLMSVDTERASDLDDLMARLTATDHRHRYSVAWIDLLARGRSTGRAVLTRGEHAPLDALPARARRQPLAFRPGRLPAPPALMPKGLLGRTTVGLFNELWYRRAPRARTGELRTLPAFFHPLDGVPHWNRIYGRAGFVQYQFVVGHGREETLRRIVRRVSERHCPSFLAVLKRFGTADPGWLSFPVPGWTLALDLPADLPGLDTFLDGLDEEVAGADGRVYLAKDARLRPELLGRMYPRLDEFRRLRAELDPRGVFTSDLSRRLRL, encoded by the coding sequence ATGCCTGCCGACACCGCCTCCAACTCCGGCTCCCAGACCGGCTCCGCTCCCCCGCCCGCGCCCCGGCGTGTCTCCGTCGCCGTCACGACCGAGACCGTCTCCGTCTCGGGCTGGGGCCGTACCGCCCCCAGCGCCGCGCAGCTGGTGCGCCCGCGCAGCCACGCGGAGGCGGCGGCCGCGGTCCGGATGTGCGGGCCACGCGGAGGCATCGCGCGCGGGCTGGGCAGGGCCTACGGCGACGCGGCGCAGAACGCGGGCGGCGCCGTGCTCGACATGACCGGCCTGGACCGCGTCCACACCGTCGACGCGGTCTGCGGCACCGTGCTGTGCGACGCCGGGGTGAGCCTGCACCGCCTGATGGAGGTCCTGCTCCCGCTCGGCTGGTTCGTACCGGTCACACCCGGCACCCGCTGGGTCACGGTCGGCGGAGCGATCGGCGCGGACATCCACGGCAAGAACCACCACGGCGCGGGCTCCTTCTCCCGCCATGTGCTCTCCTTCGACCTGCTGACCGCGGACGGCACGATCCGGACCGTGGACCGCGGCAGCCCCCTCTTCGACGCCACCACCGGCGGCATGGGCCTGACCGGGGTGATCCTGTCGGCCACCGTCCGGCTCCTGCCGGTGGAGACCTCCCTGATGTCCGTCGACACCGAACGCGCGAGCGACCTCGACGACCTGATGGCCCGTCTCACCGCCACCGACCACCGCCACCGCTACTCGGTCGCCTGGATCGACCTGCTCGCACGCGGCCGGTCGACAGGACGCGCGGTGCTGACCCGCGGCGAGCACGCACCGCTCGACGCCCTGCCCGCCCGCGCACGCCGACAGCCCCTCGCGTTCCGCCCCGGCCGCCTCCCGGCCCCGCCCGCCCTCATGCCGAAGGGGCTGCTCGGCCGGACCACGGTCGGCCTCTTCAACGAACTCTGGTACCGCAGGGCACCCCGCGCGCGCACGGGTGAACTGCGGACCCTCCCTGCCTTCTTCCACCCCCTCGACGGGGTGCCGCACTGGAACCGGATCTACGGGCGCGCCGGCTTCGTGCAGTACCAGTTCGTCGTCGGACACGGCCGGGAGGAGACCCTGCGCCGGATCGTGCGGCGCGTCTCGGAGCGCCACTGCCCCTCCTTCCTCGCCGTCCTCAAGCGCTTCGGAACGGCCGACCCCGGCTGGCTGTCCTTCCCGGTGCCCGGCTGGACCCTCGCCCTGGACCTCCCGGCGGACCTGCCCGGACTCGACACCTTCCTCGACGGACTGGACGAGGAGGTGGCCGGGGCCGACGGGCGCGTCTACCTCGCCAAGGACGCGCGGCTGCGGCCCGAACTGCTCGGCCGGATGTACCCGCGGCTGGACGAGTTCCGGCGCCTGCGCGCCGAGTTGGACCCCCGCGGCGTGTTCACCTCGGACCTCTCCCGCCGGCTCCGACTCTGA
- the trpS gene encoding tryptophan--tRNA ligase, which yields MASDRPRVLSGIQPTAGSFHLGNYLGAVRQWVALQESHDAFYMVVDLHAITVPQEPADLRANTRLATAQLLAAGLDPERCTLFVQSHVPEHAQLAWIMNCLTGFGEASRMTQFKDKSARQGSDRASVGLFTYPILQVADILLYQANEVPVGEDQRQHIELTRDLAERFNGRFGETFTVPKPYILKETAKIFDLQDPSIKMSKSASTPKGLINLLDDPKATAKKVKSAVTDTDTVIRYDTELKPGVSNLLTIYSTLTGTGIAELEEKYAGKGYGALKTDLAEVMVDFVTPFRERTQQYLDDPETLDSILAKGAEKARAVAAETLAQAYDRVGFLPAKH from the coding sequence ATGGCCTCTGATCGTCCCCGCGTGCTCTCCGGAATCCAGCCCACGGCAGGCTCGTTCCACCTCGGCAACTACCTCGGCGCCGTGCGCCAGTGGGTGGCCCTGCAGGAGTCCCACGACGCGTTCTACATGGTCGTCGACCTGCACGCGATCACCGTCCCGCAGGAGCCGGCGGACCTGCGCGCCAACACCCGGCTCGCCACCGCCCAGCTGCTGGCCGCGGGCCTGGACCCGGAGCGCTGCACGCTCTTCGTCCAGAGCCATGTGCCCGAGCACGCCCAGCTGGCCTGGATCATGAACTGCCTCACCGGTTTCGGCGAGGCGTCCCGCATGACCCAGTTCAAGGACAAGTCCGCCCGGCAGGGGTCCGACCGCGCCTCCGTCGGCCTCTTCACGTACCCGATCCTGCAGGTCGCGGACATCCTGCTGTACCAGGCCAACGAGGTCCCGGTGGGCGAGGACCAGCGCCAGCACATCGAGCTGACCCGCGACCTCGCCGAGCGCTTCAACGGCCGCTTCGGCGAGACCTTCACGGTCCCGAAGCCGTACATCCTCAAGGAGACGGCGAAGATCTTCGATCTCCAGGACCCGTCGATCAAGATGAGCAAGTCGGCCTCCACGCCCAAGGGCCTCATCAACCTTCTCGACGACCCGAAGGCGACCGCCAAGAAGGTCAAGAGCGCGGTCACCGACACGGACACCGTCATCCGGTACGACACCGAGCTCAAGCCGGGCGTCAGCAACCTGCTGACCATCTACTCGACCCTCACCGGAACCGGTATCGCGGAACTGGAGGAGAAGTACGCGGGCAAGGGCTACGGTGCGCTGAAGACGGACCTCGCCGAGGTCATGGTCGACTTCGTGACGCCGTTCCGGGAGCGCACCCAGCAGTATCTGGACGACCCGGAGACGCTCGACTCGATCCTGGCCAAGGGAGCCGAGAAGGCCCGCGCCGTGGCCGCGGAGACGCTCGCGCAGGCGTACGACCGGGTGGGTTTCCTGCCCGCCAAGCACTGA